A portion of the Chromobacterium sp. IIBBL 290-4 genome contains these proteins:
- the tssJ gene encoding type VI secretion system lipoprotein TssJ — protein sequence MKNKLITRQTIMLSFAMALVFLTGCAGPKSIEINGEASSALNKDKHGKPLSVVVQLYQLKSDQAFKLLTPDLLSSGKPIQDVLGADVIANKELMFVPGEKKDIEIAILEEANYIGMIGYFRQPDSHYWRLLYSAGRVRSKDLKFKVGDCYLQAIKPEAIALPDQPQTGKIDCRPSRD from the coding sequence ATGAAAAACAAACTCATCACACGCCAGACAATAATGCTGTCATTTGCGATGGCATTAGTTTTTCTCACAGGTTGCGCTGGGCCGAAAAGCATTGAAATCAATGGCGAAGCCAGCAGCGCGCTCAACAAGGACAAGCACGGAAAGCCTTTATCCGTGGTGGTGCAGCTCTATCAGCTAAAGAGCGACCAGGCATTCAAATTACTCACACCTGACCTTTTGTCCAGTGGCAAGCCTATTCAAGACGTGCTTGGCGCGGATGTGATCGCCAATAAAGAACTGATGTTTGTTCCCGGCGAAAAAAAGGATATAGAGATAGCTATATTGGAAGAGGCAAATTATATCGGCATGATTGGCTATTTCCGCCAGCCTGATTCCCACTACTGGCGCTTGCTATATTCCGCCGGACGCGTGCGCAGCAAAGACCTTAAATTCAAGGTCGGCGATTGCTATTTGCAAGCGATAAAACCCGAAGCCATCGCGCTGCCAGATCAGCCGCAAACCGGGAAAATAGATTGCCGCCCCTCCCGCGATTAA
- a CDS encoding M15 family metallopeptidase has translation MAWVARSWLWLLPLLSLALVSVVVAITLHFADRHKNQQFRANELAHGEQIRQTLQEEKLVPPPPLPPEAFVDAVAQMPQLALDKADRDWNKMDPAFVQDVLRVMARMKARGFPMVLLEGYRSAERQNRLAGGSAKVTQAKGGESKHQYGLAADLAPVRNGKVVISERDPWAMQAYNALGEEAQAQGLGWGGVWSFRDYGHIERAGSLRALLARRA, from the coding sequence ATGGCCTGGGTCGCTCGGTCGTGGCTTTGGCTGCTGCCGCTGTTGTCGCTGGCATTGGTCAGCGTAGTTGTTGCAATTACGCTGCACTTTGCCGATCGCCACAAGAACCAGCAATTTCGTGCCAACGAGCTGGCGCATGGCGAGCAGATCCGGCAGACGCTGCAGGAAGAAAAACTGGTGCCGCCGCCGCCGCTGCCGCCGGAAGCCTTTGTCGACGCTGTAGCGCAAATGCCGCAATTGGCGCTGGATAAGGCGGACCGGGACTGGAACAAGATGGACCCCGCGTTTGTGCAGGATGTGCTGCGGGTGATGGCGCGGATGAAGGCGCGAGGCTTCCCGATGGTGCTGCTGGAGGGTTATCGCAGCGCCGAAAGACAAAACCGCTTGGCGGGCGGCTCCGCCAAGGTGACGCAGGCCAAGGGCGGCGAGAGCAAGCATCAGTACGGATTGGCGGCCGATTTGGCGCCGGTCCGCAATGGCAAGGTGGTGATTTCGGAACGCGATCCCTGGGCGATGCAAGCCTACAACGCGCTGGGCGAAGAAGCCCAGGCGCAAGGCTTGGGCTGGGGCGGGGTCTGGAGTTTCCGCGATTACGGACATATCGAGCGAGCCGGCTCGCTGCGCGCGCTGCTGGCGCGGCGCGCGTAG
- the tssM gene encoding type VI secretion system membrane subunit TssM: protein MRNAKIASAIGFLILIALIWWVGPWLGLQSLESRLGWIVAVMVVWVLALLVGQALTRRAGGLLEGMLRRQADDAVINASADKRAEVTLLRQRLLGAIDTLKKSNIGSARGSAALYELPWYMIIGHPAAGKSSAILQSGLSFPFSDKSGIQGIGGTRNCDWFFSTEGVLLDTAGRYATESEDRGEWLAFLKLLKRYRAKAPVNGILVAISLPELAQHNSEGFVLYARQVRERIHEVCNTFGLMVPIYLVFTKLDLLGGFAPFFADADEEARARVWGATLSADQGTGFDAAAVAGKQFEQLYRGLVQMGEEKLVGARGDGVKSAHFAFPIEFHGLQEAVVKFVRLLFEDDPYHSRPLLRGFYFTSALQEGVPRIVTAGRVQGQFDLSSSNADKQQAPASYSYFLRGLFREVLFPDQHLIFQQTRPSGSRWRLIGMAAGVLSLAAVAGLWTWSYIGNQQMVAQVAAERAQANKLAASGQLYDRLNSLLILQRRIEELQAYRRNGEPWQIGLGLYQGTEIERNLRKAYFAGVKDLMLQPVQKNLETTLAALKPGAPQPAPAPAPEPKPVAKPEPAPAPAAAPKPAKPKPKKHGGGLPNIQLSWLDLPQRATAAKSDAPPAAGEPGQKTPLDVSYNALKTYLMLHDPKRMEEAHLADQLPRYWRPWLESQRGEYPVGEVMGLAEKVLAFYISQIKEADLPLIDNDPNVVANARDVLRGSFKQLSAQERVFNEIKARANTRFAPLTVARILDNRDMDIMASSQMVEGAYTREAWNGYVRNAIDEASKGTIRSDDWVLASSSQDDLSKDGNVEKNRAAMEALYRAQYIAAWHKFLAGVVVRDITNPAQSASAMTRLSDKQNSPIKLILARAAQETSWDNPSELNRTLDNAKRSVLEKTTEFFKSGDTQPEAKGEKQFGVVGAHFAGVAALVKGDNAPINGYLDQLGKLKVKMAAIATTDQPGAQARTALQATLNGSGSELGDTQSFVDNSLLAGASSDTIEMVRPMLVRPLTQSYGALLGPVAQDINQAWAAEVLPQWKQLAGKYPFSDSSTSASVADISRFVKANDGTLDKFINKYLTGLVQKQGDALVPRAWGNQGVRFNPEFLNSVGRLMALANTQLQDGENSRFELQPLPTPGLSEIALSVDGQELRYRNGPQPWQPFNWPGSGSEGARIQVVNYAGASTVVGNQQGRMGLMRLLASAKISQDGDSAAQLTWTLPKGSGADGQTVRFNFRMLGGVNPLQLNRLYKLTLPERVTL, encoded by the coding sequence TTGCGCAATGCCAAAATTGCGTCGGCGATTGGGTTTCTGATCCTGATCGCGCTGATCTGGTGGGTGGGCCCCTGGCTGGGCTTGCAGTCGCTGGAGTCCCGGCTGGGCTGGATCGTCGCGGTGATGGTGGTCTGGGTGCTGGCTTTGCTGGTAGGCCAGGCGCTGACCCGGCGGGCCGGCGGCCTGCTGGAAGGCATGCTGCGCCGTCAGGCTGACGACGCGGTGATCAACGCCAGCGCCGACAAGCGCGCGGAAGTGACGCTGCTGCGCCAGCGTCTGCTGGGCGCGATCGATACGCTGAAAAAGTCCAATATCGGCAGCGCCCGCGGCAGCGCGGCGCTGTACGAACTGCCGTGGTACATGATCATCGGCCACCCGGCGGCGGGCAAGAGCTCGGCCATTCTGCAGTCGGGCCTCAGCTTTCCGTTCAGCGACAAGAGCGGCATCCAGGGCATAGGCGGCACCCGCAACTGCGACTGGTTCTTCTCCACCGAAGGCGTGCTGCTGGATACCGCCGGCCGCTACGCCACCGAGAGCGAGGACCGCGGCGAATGGCTGGCCTTCCTCAAGCTGCTGAAACGCTACCGCGCCAAGGCGCCGGTCAACGGCATCCTGGTGGCCATCAGCCTGCCGGAGCTGGCGCAGCACAATAGCGAAGGTTTCGTGCTGTATGCGCGCCAGGTGCGCGAGCGCATCCATGAGGTCTGCAACACCTTTGGCCTAATGGTGCCGATCTATCTGGTCTTCACCAAGCTGGACCTGCTGGGCGGTTTCGCGCCCTTCTTCGCCGATGCCGATGAAGAGGCGCGCGCCCGCGTCTGGGGCGCGACGCTGTCGGCCGACCAAGGCACCGGCTTCGATGCCGCCGCCGTGGCGGGCAAGCAATTCGAACAGCTGTACCGCGGCCTGGTGCAGATGGGCGAAGAGAAACTGGTTGGCGCGCGCGGCGATGGCGTGAAGTCCGCCCACTTCGCCTTCCCCATCGAGTTCCATGGCTTGCAAGAAGCCGTGGTCAAGTTCGTCCGCCTGCTGTTCGAAGACGATCCTTACCATTCCCGCCCCTTGCTGCGTGGTTTCTATTTCACCAGCGCTCTGCAGGAAGGCGTGCCGCGCATCGTGACCGCCGGCCGCGTGCAGGGACAGTTCGACCTGTCCTCCTCCAACGCGGACAAGCAGCAAGCGCCGGCATCGTACAGCTACTTCCTGCGCGGCCTGTTCCGCGAGGTGCTGTTCCCCGACCAGCACCTGATCTTCCAGCAAACGCGCCCCAGCGGCAGCCGCTGGCGTTTGATCGGCATGGCGGCGGGCGTGCTGTCGCTGGCCGCGGTGGCGGGCTTGTGGACCTGGTCCTATATCGGCAACCAGCAGATGGTGGCCCAAGTGGCGGCCGAGCGCGCGCAAGCGAACAAGCTGGCGGCGTCCGGCCAACTGTATGACCGCTTGAACAGCCTGCTGATCCTGCAGCGCCGCATCGAAGAGCTGCAGGCTTACCGCCGCAACGGCGAGCCGTGGCAGATCGGCCTGGGTCTTTACCAGGGGACGGAGATCGAGCGCAATCTGCGCAAGGCTTACTTCGCCGGCGTGAAGGACTTGATGCTGCAGCCGGTGCAGAAGAATCTGGAAACCACGCTGGCCGCGCTGAAGCCGGGCGCGCCGCAACCCGCGCCAGCGCCCGCTCCGGAGCCGAAACCGGTGGCCAAGCCTGAGCCGGCTCCCGCGCCTGCGGCCGCGCCGAAACCGGCCAAGCCTAAGCCGAAGAAACACGGCGGCGGCTTGCCCAATATCCAGCTGAGCTGGCTGGATCTGCCGCAGCGCGCCACCGCAGCCAAGAGCGATGCGCCGCCGGCCGCCGGCGAGCCGGGCCAGAAAACGCCGCTGGACGTGTCGTACAACGCCTTGAAAACCTATTTGATGCTGCACGATCCGAAGCGGATGGAAGAGGCGCATCTGGCCGATCAGCTGCCGCGCTACTGGCGTCCGTGGCTGGAAAGCCAGCGCGGCGAATACCCGGTGGGCGAAGTGATGGGCCTGGCCGAGAAAGTGCTGGCCTTCTACATCAGCCAGATCAAAGAGGCCGACCTGCCGCTGATCGACAACGATCCCAATGTGGTGGCCAACGCCCGCGACGTACTGCGCGGCTCGTTCAAGCAGCTGTCGGCGCAGGAGCGCGTGTTCAACGAGATCAAGGCGCGCGCCAACACCCGCTTCGCGCCGCTGACCGTAGCCCGCATCCTCGACAACCGCGACATGGACATCATGGCCAGCAGCCAGATGGTTGAGGGCGCTTACACCCGCGAAGCCTGGAACGGCTATGTGCGCAACGCCATTGACGAAGCCAGCAAGGGCACCATCCGCAGCGACGACTGGGTGCTGGCGTCCAGCTCGCAGGATGATCTGAGCAAGGATGGCAATGTCGAGAAGAACCGCGCCGCGATGGAGGCGCTGTACCGCGCCCAGTACATCGCCGCCTGGCATAAGTTCCTGGCCGGCGTGGTGGTGCGCGACATCACCAACCCGGCGCAGTCCGCCTCGGCGATGACCCGCCTGTCCGACAAGCAGAACTCGCCGATCAAGCTGATCCTGGCGCGCGCGGCTCAGGAAACCTCCTGGGACAACCCGTCCGAGCTGAACCGCACGCTGGACAACGCCAAGCGCTCGGTGCTGGAGAAAACCACCGAGTTCTTCAAGAGCGGCGACACCCAGCCGGAAGCCAAGGGCGAGAAGCAGTTCGGCGTAGTCGGCGCGCACTTCGCCGGCGTGGCCGCGCTGGTGAAGGGCGACAACGCGCCCATCAACGGCTACCTGGACCAGTTGGGCAAGCTGAAGGTGAAGATGGCGGCCATCGCCACTACCGACCAGCCGGGCGCGCAGGCGCGCACCGCGCTGCAAGCGACGCTGAACGGCTCCGGCTCCGAGCTGGGCGATACCCAGTCCTTCGTCGACAACAGCCTGTTGGCCGGCGCCAGCTCGGACACCATCGAAATGGTGCGCCCGATGCTGGTGCGTCCGCTGACGCAATCCTACGGCGCCTTGCTGGGGCCGGTGGCGCAGGACATCAACCAGGCCTGGGCGGCGGAAGTGCTGCCGCAATGGAAGCAGCTGGCGGGCAAATATCCGTTCAGCGATTCCAGCACCAGCGCCTCGGTGGCCGATATCAGCCGCTTCGTCAAAGCCAATGACGGCACGCTGGACAAATTCATCAACAAATACCTGACCGGCTTGGTGCAAAAGCAGGGCGATGCCCTGGTGCCGCGCGCCTGGGGCAATCAGGGCGTGCGCTTCAATCCCGAGTTCCTCAACAGCGTGGGCCGTTTGATGGCGCTGGCGAATACCCAGCTGCAGGACGGCGAAAACAGCCGCTTCGAACTGCAGCCGCTGCCGACGCCGGGCTTGTCCGAGATCGCGCTGAGCGTGGATGGCCAGGAGCTGCGCTACCGCAACGGCCCGCAGCCGTGGCAGCCGTTCAACTGGCCGGGCAGCGGCAGCGAGGGCGCGCGCATCCAGGTGGTGAACTACGCCGGCGCCAGCACTGTGGTGGGCAATCAACAAGGCCGGATGGGCCTGATGCGCCTGCTCGCCAGCGCCAAGATCAGCCAGGACGGCGACAGCGCCGCGCAGCTGACCTGGACGCTGCCCAAGGGCAGCGGCGCCGACGGCCAGACCGTGCGTTTCAATTTCCGCATGCTGGGCGGCGTCAACCCGCTGCAGCTGAATCGCCTGTACAAACTGACGTTGCCTGAACGCGTGACGTTGTAA
- the tagF gene encoding type VI secretion system-associated protein TagF: MAFNFKRAPETPPQFCIFGKLPRRGDFVRVNATHPAAMQLDQLLGQSLQKLEAGEEATLRYLAMPPTSFVLKTRDQQWLSLGVIQPSRDEGGRLYPLVAASLVPADAALSSTAILLLANELFFSGLKEQLASAIDNSVEMLACKQFLEEQLHFGSSSAADIELAQQLLEKHLSVTSVSALARTLSAHGGDLETVLLAFVFHHRLLKKFRDSLPVQAYFLPLPAVEGENVLAAVTWLSLYRAAIGGEGDLEQCLILRRPEGHVLALLPAGLNEAIAAQCWGVALDAKHEVDVNDAKAPWRSHQSYAEAAYVLGRQLNDPGLSLAQLRGVLASLSRNIA, translated from the coding sequence ATGGCGTTCAATTTCAAGCGCGCGCCGGAGACGCCGCCGCAATTCTGCATTTTCGGCAAGCTGCCGCGACGCGGCGATTTCGTCCGCGTCAACGCCACCCATCCTGCTGCGATGCAGCTGGACCAATTGTTGGGGCAAAGCCTGCAAAAGCTGGAGGCCGGCGAAGAAGCCACACTCCGCTATCTGGCGATGCCGCCGACATCGTTCGTGTTGAAGACCCGCGATCAGCAATGGCTGTCGCTGGGCGTGATCCAGCCCAGCCGCGACGAAGGCGGCCGGCTGTATCCGTTGGTGGCGGCGTCCTTGGTGCCGGCGGATGCGGCGCTGTCGTCCACCGCCATCCTGCTTTTGGCCAATGAGCTGTTTTTCAGCGGCCTGAAAGAGCAACTGGCCAGCGCCATCGACAACTCGGTGGAAATGCTGGCTTGCAAGCAGTTTCTGGAGGAGCAGCTGCATTTCGGCTCCTCCTCCGCCGCCGACATCGAGCTGGCGCAGCAACTGCTGGAGAAGCATTTGTCGGTGACTTCGGTCTCCGCGCTGGCGCGCACGCTGAGCGCCCACGGCGGCGATCTGGAAACCGTGCTGCTGGCTTTCGTGTTCCATCACCGGCTGCTGAAGAAATTCCGCGACAGCCTGCCGGTGCAAGCCTATTTCCTGCCCTTGCCGGCGGTGGAGGGCGAGAACGTGCTGGCCGCCGTCACTTGGCTGTCCCTGTATCGCGCAGCCATCGGCGGCGAGGGGGATCTGGAACAGTGCCTGATCCTGCGCCGTCCGGAAGGCCATGTCCTGGCCTTGCTGCCGGCGGGCTTGAACGAAGCCATCGCGGCGCAGTGCTGGGGCGTGGCGCTGGATGCCAAGCATGAAGTGGATGTCAACGACGCCAAGGCGCCGTGGCGCAGCCACCAGTCGTACGCGGAGGCGGCCTATGTATTGGGCCGCCAGCTGAACGATCCCGGCCTGTCGCTGGCGCAACTGCGCGGCGTGCTGGCCAGTCTGTCGCGCAATATCGCGTAG
- the tssB gene encoding type VI secretion system contractile sheath small subunit has product MAKESTQKKLSRVRPPRVQITYDVEIGDAIETKELPFVLGVLGDYSGHSKEPLPKMKERKFVQIDRDNFDEVLKGMAPRLAMKVDNALKDDGSQLGVELNFENLADFEPQNVVRQIDPLNQLLEARTRLADLRNKLSGNDKLEELLDEVVRDTEKLRQIGQQAGKQEGGEQ; this is encoded by the coding sequence ATGGCTAAAGAGAGCACTCAGAAAAAATTGTCGAGGGTCCGCCCGCCGCGCGTGCAGATCACCTATGACGTCGAAATCGGCGACGCGATAGAAACCAAGGAACTGCCCTTCGTGCTGGGCGTGCTGGGCGATTACTCCGGCCACAGCAAAGAGCCGCTGCCGAAGATGAAGGAACGCAAGTTCGTTCAGATCGACCGCGACAACTTCGACGAAGTGCTGAAAGGCATGGCGCCGCGTCTGGCGATGAAGGTGGACAACGCGCTGAAAGACGACGGCAGCCAGCTGGGCGTGGAACTGAATTTTGAAAACCTGGCCGATTTCGAACCGCAGAACGTGGTGCGCCAGATCGACCCGCTGAACCAATTGCTGGAAGCCCGCACCCGTCTGGCCGATCTGCGCAACAAGCTGTCCGGCAACGACAAGCTGGAAGAGCTGCTGGACGAAGTGGTGCGCGACACCGAGAAGCTGCGCCAGATCGGCCAGCAAGCCGGCAAGCAGGAAGGGGGCGAGCAATGA